A stretch of the Methylacidiphilum caldifontis genome encodes the following:
- a CDS encoding filamentous hemagglutinin N-terminal domain-containing protein: MNRRILTKLRKIIFSTGLLFLIKLSFIKAYAFVPPAPNQLPGHGLVVSGSASLNPPGNTLHLGSQNTSILWGGTSYNLNPNQPGGFNIGSNAHFGIVKNFQGSALATVLNVDVSGNPSQIYGNLTVAGDVVFFLANGSGIIVGPSGTINAPAGIGLFGYSYNAANFNGTVSIAKDSPGSFVQVMSGATLRTEKPGAMILIAAPSSVNVAAASAESGTGGIVAKGGLIS, from the coding sequence TTGAACAGGAGAATATTAACAAAATTAAGGAAAATAATTTTTTCTACAGGCTTACTGTTCTTAATCAAGCTATCTTTTATCAAAGCCTATGCTTTTGTTCCTCCTGCTCCAAATCAGCTACCTGGCCATGGTTTAGTTGTGAGTGGGTCTGCTTCTTTAAATCCACCTGGCAACACTCTTCATCTTGGATCTCAAAACACCTCTATTTTATGGGGTGGAACTTCTTACAACCTGAATCCCAATCAACCGGGAGGGTTTAATATTGGTTCTAATGCTCATTTTGGAATTGTAAAAAATTTTCAAGGCTCAGCCTTAGCTACAGTACTTAATGTAGATGTAAGCGGTAACCCCTCTCAAATTTATGGGAACCTTACTGTTGCCGGTGATGTTGTGTTCTTTCTTGCCAATGGGAGTGGAATCATTGTTGGTCCTTCTGGTACTATTAATGCACCGGCTGGAATTGGTCTTTTTGGGTATTCGTACAATGCAGCCAATTTCAATGGTACTGTATCTATAGCGAAAGATAGTCCGGGAAGTTTTGTTCAAGTGATGAGTGGAGCGACATTACGTACTGAAAAGCCTGGAGCCATGATCCTTATTGCTGCTCCAAGCTCGGTTAATGTGGCTGCTGCAAGTGCTGAATCTGGAACGGGAGGGATAGTCGCCAAAGGTGGGTTAATCTCATAA
- the mutS gene encoding DNA mismatch repair protein MutS, which translates to MKEIENLTPMMKQYWEAKQKLPPDVFLLFRLGDFFELFLDDAKEGAKILNLALTQRQGVPMCGVPAENIEGYITKLVKAGKRVALCDQVEQPKPGQLVKREIVRIISPGSNGYGSLLHPKEHQFCMSLVPWRNKFGISFIDITTGLFLSGQVDGEKEFFEMLNRYSPLEIIIPQGEQFSFIQSNEQGKEVLDGLSSDCFIHRYFSWAFSYEEAKNFLINHFRVSSLEGYGLGELPAAVCSAGALLRYLGEELHQSISHIGPIQQLIPANILWIDTIAQRTLEIIHSQSKSAKSLFEVIDRTVTPGGGRLLRRFLIEPSKELAVIEERQQAISFWVDHPKPRKELREILEKVGDLERLLSKVSQGYVNPRELLNIKLSLSQLPLIKNLLSSLCDETTSEVSERISLERDIVEELDKAIEEDPPLSNKEGGIIKKGYCQALDELRELSEQGQKWLIDYEQKEREKTGIKTLKIKYNQVFGYLIEVSHSQSKAVPPHYERRQTLANVERFITRELKEIEFKILGSKNRANELEQDLFRALREKIASRIPSIQKTMETINKLDVISSLADLAQERKYCKPTMVDEPLIEIEEGRHPIVEQCLPPGEFVSNSTHLGPGQRILLITGPNMAGKSTYIRQVALLCLLAHTGSFIPAKKAKIGILDRIFTRIGANDDLAMGQSTFLVEMNETANILHNASSRSLVILDEVGRGTSTYDGLSLAWAIVEELYKTNRSLTLFATHYHELAQLADIYPEIKNYSMAVRENEGNVVFLRKVVKGSMDKSYGIHVAKLAGIPDRVIAKAKKILSIMESGQKKKNSKKRKEPSEGPSLFPSLFDQKD; encoded by the coding sequence ATGAAGGAAATAGAAAATCTGACCCCGATGATGAAACAGTACTGGGAGGCTAAACAAAAACTACCTCCCGATGTCTTTCTGCTTTTCAGGCTCGGTGATTTTTTTGAACTGTTCTTGGATGATGCGAAGGAAGGAGCAAAGATACTCAACTTGGCTTTGACCCAGAGACAGGGAGTACCCATGTGCGGTGTTCCTGCCGAAAACATTGAAGGCTATATCACTAAGCTAGTCAAAGCCGGAAAAAGGGTTGCCCTTTGCGATCAAGTTGAACAACCCAAGCCCGGTCAGCTTGTCAAAAGGGAGATTGTTAGAATCATATCCCCGGGTAGCAATGGTTATGGCTCTTTACTTCATCCCAAAGAACACCAATTTTGCATGAGCTTGGTCCCCTGGAGAAACAAATTTGGGATTTCTTTCATCGATATTACTACCGGCTTATTCCTTTCTGGACAGGTTGATGGAGAAAAAGAGTTTTTCGAAATGCTTAACCGCTATAGCCCCCTGGAAATCATTATTCCCCAAGGCGAGCAATTTTCTTTCATTCAGAGCAATGAACAGGGTAAAGAAGTCTTGGATGGCCTCAGCAGTGATTGTTTTATTCATCGCTATTTTTCCTGGGCATTTTCTTATGAAGAAGCCAAAAATTTCCTGATTAACCATTTTAGGGTGTCTTCTTTAGAAGGATATGGCCTTGGAGAGTTGCCAGCAGCGGTTTGCTCGGCTGGAGCTCTTCTTCGCTACCTGGGTGAAGAACTGCACCAAAGCATTTCCCACATCGGTCCTATTCAACAGCTCATTCCAGCTAACATACTCTGGATTGATACGATTGCTCAAAGAACCCTTGAAATTATCCATTCCCAGTCAAAATCAGCAAAAAGCCTTTTCGAGGTCATCGATAGAACCGTTACCCCCGGTGGAGGAAGGCTATTGCGACGGTTTCTTATTGAACCTTCCAAAGAGCTTGCCGTGATTGAAGAAAGACAGCAGGCGATCTCTTTTTGGGTAGATCATCCCAAGCCAAGAAAAGAACTCCGGGAAATACTCGAAAAGGTTGGTGACTTAGAAAGGCTTCTTTCCAAAGTTTCTCAAGGTTATGTTAATCCAAGGGAACTCTTGAACATCAAGCTCTCTTTAAGTCAGCTTCCCCTTATAAAAAACCTTCTCAGTTCTCTTTGCGATGAAACAACAAGCGAAGTCTCTGAAAGAATATCCTTGGAAAGGGATATTGTAGAGGAGCTTGACAAGGCAATTGAAGAGGATCCTCCCCTTTCGAATAAAGAGGGGGGAATAATAAAAAAAGGGTATTGTCAGGCACTAGATGAACTCAGGGAGCTATCTGAACAAGGCCAAAAGTGGCTTATCGATTATGAACAAAAAGAAAGAGAAAAAACAGGGATAAAAACACTTAAGATAAAATATAACCAGGTGTTTGGTTATTTAATCGAGGTGAGCCACAGTCAATCAAAGGCAGTCCCACCCCATTACGAAAGGCGCCAAACCCTGGCCAACGTGGAACGATTTATCACCCGGGAGCTAAAAGAAATCGAATTTAAAATTTTAGGATCAAAAAACCGGGCAAACGAACTTGAGCAGGATCTATTCAGGGCTTTAAGAGAAAAGATCGCTTCAAGGATTCCCTCAATCCAAAAAACAATGGAAACAATCAACAAACTTGATGTGATCAGTTCACTTGCTGATTTAGCCCAAGAAAGAAAATATTGTAAACCCACAATGGTCGATGAACCCCTGATCGAAATCGAAGAGGGTCGTCATCCCATCGTTGAACAATGCCTGCCTCCAGGAGAGTTTGTTTCGAATTCGACTCATCTTGGCCCCGGTCAACGGATTTTGTTAATTACTGGTCCTAACATGGCTGGCAAAAGCACTTATATAAGGCAAGTCGCCCTTCTTTGTTTACTTGCGCACACCGGTTCTTTTATTCCTGCAAAGAAAGCCAAAATCGGCATTTTGGATAGAATTTTTACCCGTATTGGGGCTAACGATGACCTGGCCATGGGACAGAGCACATTTCTTGTAGAAATGAATGAAACGGCAAATATTCTTCATAATGCCTCTTCAAGAAGCCTCGTTATCCTTGATGAAGTGGGCAGGGGAACAAGTACATATGATGGGCTGTCCCTGGCTTGGGCGATTGTGGAAGAGCTTTACAAGACAAACAGGTCTTTGACTCTTTTTGCCACCCATTACCACGAACTGGCACAGCTGGCTGATATCTATCCAGAAATCAAAAACTATTCCATGGCTGTCAGGGAAAATGAGGGGAATGTGGTTTTTCTAAGAAAAGTAGTCAAAGGGAGCATGGATAAAAGCTACGGGATTCATGTTGCAAAACTAGCAGGCATTCCGGATAGAGTGATAGCAAAAGCAAAAAAAATCCTTTCCATTATGGAGTCGGGACAAAAAAAGAAAAATTCCAAGAAAAGAAAAGAACCTTCAGAGGGTCCTTCACTGTTCCCTTCACTTTTCGATCAAAAAGATTAA
- a CDS encoding fatty acid desaturase family protein produces MHPSNSDSHTQAWKAKIRSYQNPSASKSIGQLLNTLLPYAALWYLIYFFWHISILIVIPLVFLCAAFQVRIFSLFHDCCHCSFFKSEKANEIVGTILGILVFTPYHHWRWEHSIHHRSAGNLDKRGIGDLWTWTVREYLSSPWWKKLLYRILRHPLFLFGLSPLGLFLVKYRFASKKSGKKEHLSVLITNMGILVMGIVLSLLFGWQTYILIQLSVAFLAAAAGIWLFYVQHQFEEVYWEKSEKWDYKSVALQGSSYYKLPKLLEWFTASIGYHHVHHLSPRIPNYWLSQCHKNLPLFEKVTTLTLPSSLKTINLQLWDEESKKMVNFKFLKTLSLSKQ; encoded by the coding sequence ATGCATCCATCCAATTCAGACTCTCATACTCAGGCGTGGAAAGCAAAAATCAGGTCTTATCAAAATCCTTCAGCCAGTAAAAGCATTGGACAACTCTTAAATACTTTACTGCCCTATGCAGCACTTTGGTACTTGATCTATTTCTTTTGGCACATCTCTATTCTTATCGTTATTCCACTGGTTTTTTTATGTGCAGCTTTTCAAGTCAGAATTTTTTCCCTTTTTCATGACTGCTGTCACTGCTCCTTTTTTAAGTCAGAGAAAGCAAACGAGATTGTCGGAACTATCCTTGGAATACTCGTTTTTACTCCTTATCACCATTGGAGATGGGAACATTCCATCCATCACCGTAGCGCAGGAAATTTAGATAAAAGAGGTATCGGAGATCTATGGACATGGACGGTTAGAGAATATCTTAGCTCTCCCTGGTGGAAAAAACTTCTCTACCGGATTCTACGTCACCCCCTATTTTTGTTTGGACTATCTCCTCTAGGTCTCTTTCTGGTCAAATATCGATTTGCTTCCAAAAAATCAGGTAAAAAAGAACACCTATCGGTTTTAATAACCAACATGGGGATTCTTGTAATGGGTATTGTTTTAAGCCTGCTTTTTGGTTGGCAAACCTATATCCTCATTCAGCTTTCAGTTGCTTTCCTTGCCGCTGCAGCAGGGATATGGCTTTTTTATGTTCAACACCAGTTTGAAGAAGTTTACTGGGAAAAATCTGAAAAATGGGATTACAAATCAGTCGCCCTTCAAGGGAGCTCTTATTATAAACTACCCAAGCTATTAGAATGGTTTACGGCAAGTATTGGTTATCATCATGTCCATCATTTAAGTCCCCGAATCCCAAACTATTGGCTCAGCCAATGCCATAAAAACCTCCCCTTGTTTGAAAAAGTCACCACTTTAACCCTTCCTTCAAGCCTTAAAACCATAAACCTTCAGCTGTGGGATGAAGAAAGCAAAAAGATGGTCAATTTTAAATTTCTTAAAACCCTTTCTTTATCCAAGCAGTAG
- a CDS encoding beta strand repeat-containing protein, which translates to MAASLWIGLGTKGWAVPGAGQLPGHGSVVSGLPGTTYTQAAGTNTATLTIPAGSNTAILWQSSGGTLNVAGSGPGFNVGSAATLIITAGGAGSSLLNVDTTGSPSYIMGTLTVNSSGGNTLPVYVANGSGIVVGPKASITAPLGLGLLGYDLSSQASSFNGTVSVAPTTAGSSVTVQSGATLNATGGAVTIAAPTVNVGIATPTSFAGVWVNILSGYAFTTGLGANILLFSPITNATAGATAGSITISGPASSSFIFPSNSYLLYSGNITTSGILDLSTLGVLHWGTFNPSNLAAATFTNNGTITWAPNNFHVINQSNSGSLVNNGSIQAGTADLVINVGGSITNNPGATIDGGGFNVKLLAGTTSAPGNGIGGGIVNHGTISGFNSVQLFASNVNGIGPYPKGGIFSDGTIAITNPAGNANGSTLIVKSDSGNVFLGGTVNIADPKGLNAADLSVPSGQFFTLGTNLMAEFVAAFGGSFVGPATITTETIIFDVTGNVNNRTGNNPLNNGFHLANGPWAPNTSIYVTANGVGKQAINLAINGNASVTSGSTYTFANSSSTIGGVTTPAPNAGSNLLVNASGI; encoded by the coding sequence TTGGCGGCATCCCTTTGGATAGGGCTGGGGACAAAGGGATGGGCAGTTCCTGGGGCTGGTCAATTGCCAGGACATGGAAGTGTTGTATCTGGTTTGCCAGGGACGACCTATACTCAAGCTGCTGGGACTAATACTGCTACACTCACAATTCCTGCTGGTAGTAATACAGCTATTTTATGGCAGAGTAGTGGAGGGACATTAAATGTTGCTGGAAGTGGTCCAGGTTTTAATGTGGGATCTGCTGCGACCTTAATTATAACAGCTGGTGGTGCTGGAAGCAGCTTATTAAATGTGGACACCACAGGCAGTCCTTCTTATATTATGGGAACTCTTACTGTAAATTCTTCAGGTGGTAATACTCTACCAGTATATGTGGCCAATGGAAGTGGGATTGTTGTTGGTCCTAAGGCATCAATTACGGCTCCTTTGGGGCTTGGACTCTTGGGTTATGATTTGAGTAGTCAAGCATCGAGTTTTAATGGAACAGTGAGTGTGGCGCCAACGACCGCGGGCTCATCGGTTACTGTACAATCAGGAGCTACTCTTAATGCGACTGGAGGAGCGGTTACAATTGCAGCACCTACGGTGAATGTCGGGATTGCTACACCAACTTCTTTTGCTGGGGTATGGGTTAATATTTTATCTGGCTATGCTTTTACTACTGGTTTAGGTGCAAATATTTTATTATTTTCTCCAATAACCAATGCGACTGCTGGGGCGACTGCGGGTTCTATTACCATTTCAGGTCCTGCATCTAGTTCTTTTATCTTTCCTTCAAACTCTTATCTGCTTTATTCTGGGAACATTACCACAAGTGGGATCCTAGATCTCTCTACTCTTGGTGTGTTGCATTGGGGTACATTTAATCCTTCAAACTTAGCTGCTGCTACCTTTACGAATAATGGGACCATTACATGGGCTCCGAATAATTTCCATGTAATAAACCAATCTAATTCAGGATCACTTGTAAATAATGGATCGATTCAAGCTGGGACAGCTGATCTTGTCATTAATGTTGGGGGGAGTATTACCAATAATCCAGGTGCTACGATTGATGGGGGTGGGTTTAATGTAAAATTGTTAGCAGGTACGACATCTGCCCCCGGAAATGGGATAGGAGGAGGGATTGTTAATCATGGAACCATTAGTGGATTTAATTCAGTCCAACTTTTTGCTTCTAATGTCAATGGGATTGGACCTTATCCAAAGGGGGGAATCTTCAGTGATGGAACCATTGCGATTACCAATCCAGCAGGGAATGCCAATGGTAGCACTCTTATTGTAAAGAGTGATAGCGGGAATGTTTTCCTTGGAGGAACAGTGAATATTGCTGATCCAAAGGGTCTAAACGCTGCGGACCTATCAGTACCAAGTGGTCAATTTTTCACCCTGGGAACGAATCTTATGGCTGAATTCGTGGCCGCTTTTGGTGGAAGTTTTGTGGGGCCTGCTACAATTACGACCGAGACCATAATTTTTGATGTTACTGGCAATGTCAATAACAGGACAGGGAATAATCCATTAAACAATGGCTTTCATCTTGCTAACGGACCCTGGGCTCCCAACACTTCTATATATGTTACTGCTAATGGTGTGGGCAAGCAGGCGATTAACCTTGCTATTAATGGGAATGCATCGGTTACCTCTGGTTCTACTTATACGTTTGCTAATTCAAGTAGTACAATTGGTGGAGTAACTACACCAGCTCCCAATGCAGGAAGTAATCTGCTTGTGAATGCTTCTGGAATTTGA
- a CDS encoding beta strand repeat-containing protein, which produces MAASLWIGLGAKGWAVPGLGQLPGHGTIATGSATYQNVTQNGFTNAATLTVSGNTAILWGSSGGTLNVTGSGSGFNVGSSAYLSITAASNGSSLLNVDTTGSPSYIMGTINVTSAIPLFVANGSGVVVGPNAIITAPGGLGLLGYDLSGQASSFNGTVSVTPTTVGSFVNVQSGATLNASGASLLIAAPTVNVGIATSTSLVGTYGPNPISILAGYYFNQYYPSRGRYAEYGAPTPITNAIAGATPGSITISGPTSGFYAFPSGNPTGTLLLSSGNIITSGNLSLSGVGRLEWGTFNPSNLAAATFTNNGTIVWTAPGITHQLTTGSLVNNGTIQAGTSDVIINVGGSITNNSGATIDGGGFNVALLAGISSSPGNGIGGGIVNFGTINGYNYVRLVASNENGIGPYPGGGIFSNGTISITNPNGFSSTVINPVSFLFEEFGGPMVGTGTGSYLNVGSRTGNVFLGGTINVADPKGLGRAIFAAGYNPFTNAFTTASQQFTLATNITAQNVFFGGGSLVGPAVVTTQNMVIAARGNVNNRTGSDPLNNSFHLSNGPWAATTNVVINAIGTTGKQAINLAINGNATVNSGQTSTFLHNDTIGLSLPTPNAGSNLLVNASGNLTINPSMVIEYLAFDPYTLSKFVFHVPGFSFPGGIVFMSGGTLKINTIVDNGYTSQAVAGQGIFFQAPKIVTTSPVITSGNTWVNFSTTPTTVPAIYSATPVSKITPNIFNVALNPSAYHVRSFSP; this is translated from the coding sequence TTGGCGGCATCCCTTTGGATAGGGCTGGGGGCAAAGGGATGGGCAGTTCCTGGATTAGGCCAGTTGCCAGGACATGGAACAATAGCAACAGGTTCTGCGACGTATCAAAATGTTACACAGAATGGATTTACTAATGCGGCTACACTTACGGTGAGTGGAAATACGGCTATTTTATGGGGGAGTAGTGGGGGGACATTGAATGTTACAGGGAGTGGTTCAGGCTTTAATGTGGGATCTTCTGCTTACTTGAGTATAACGGCTGCTAGTAATGGTAGTAGCCTATTAAATGTAGACACAACAGGCAGTCCTTCCTACATTATGGGAACAATAAATGTAACAAGTGCTATCCCATTGTTTGTGGCTAATGGAAGCGGGGTTGTTGTAGGTCCTAATGCTATAATTACGGCTCCTGGAGGACTTGGACTTTTAGGTTATGATCTAAGTGGTCAAGCTTCGAGTTTTAATGGAACAGTGAGTGTGACGCCCACGACAGTGGGGTCATTTGTTAATGTACAGTCAGGGGCTACTCTTAATGCTTCTGGAGCATCACTATTAATTGCGGCACCTACGGTGAATGTGGGGATTGCTACATCAACTTCTTTGGTTGGAACTTATGGTCCTAATCCAATCAGTATTTTAGCAGGCTATTATTTTAATCAGTATTATCCTTCAAGAGGTAGATATGCAGAATATGGCGCTCCTACACCAATAACCAATGCGATAGCTGGAGCGACTCCAGGATCCATTACAATTTCAGGTCCTACTTCTGGTTTTTATGCTTTTCCATCTGGTAATCCGACTGGTACACTTCTGCTTTCTTCAGGGAACATTATTACAAGTGGTAACTTGAGTTTAAGTGGTGTGGGTCGGTTGGAATGGGGTACGTTTAATCCTTCAAACTTAGCTGCTGCTACCTTTACGAATAATGGGACTATTGTATGGACTGCTCCAGGTATAACACACCAACTGACTACGGGATCGCTTGTAAATAATGGAACGATTCAAGCGGGTACAAGTGATGTTATAATTAATGTAGGTGGGAGTATAACAAATAACTCTGGCGCTACTATTGATGGGGGCGGGTTTAATGTAGCATTACTTGCTGGTATATCTTCTTCTCCTGGAAATGGGATAGGAGGGGGGATTGTTAATTTCGGGACTATCAATGGATATAATTACGTAAGGCTTGTTGCTTCTAATGAGAATGGTATTGGGCCATATCCAGGTGGTGGAATCTTTAGTAACGGAACAATATCGATTACCAACCCAAATGGGTTTAGTTCGACGGTCATTAACCCTGTTTCATTCTTATTTGAGGAGTTTGGAGGTCCAATGGTGGGAACTGGGACTGGCAGCTATCTTAATGTAGGAAGTCGCACAGGAAATGTTTTCCTTGGAGGGACAATTAATGTTGCAGATCCAAAAGGTCTAGGGAGAGCGATTTTTGCAGCTGGGTATAATCCATTTACAAATGCTTTTACAACAGCATCACAACAGTTCACTCTCGCAACGAATATTACGGCACAAAACGTGTTCTTCGGGGGTGGAAGTCTAGTTGGACCAGCTGTAGTCACGACTCAGAACATGGTGATTGCGGCTAGAGGTAATGTTAATAATAGGACAGGGAGTGATCCTTTAAACAATAGTTTTCATCTTTCTAATGGACCATGGGCTGCAACGACTAACGTAGTGATTAATGCCATAGGGACAACGGGTAAACAGGCGATTAACCTTGCAATAAATGGGAACGCGACGGTCAATTCTGGGCAGACTTCTACGTTTCTCCATAATGATACTATTGGATTGAGTTTGCCCACTCCCAATGCAGGGAGTAATCTGCTTGTGAATGCTTCTGGCAATTTGACTATTAACCCAAGTATGGTTATTGAATATTTGGCCTTTGACCCATATACGCTCAGTAAATTCGTATTTCATGTACCTGGCTTTAGTTTTCCGGGTGGGATAGTGTTTATGTCTGGGGGGACGCTAAAGATCAATACCATTGTTGATAATGGATATACATCACAAGCGGTGGCAGGACAGGGAATATTCTTCCAAGCTCCTAAAATCGTGACGACGAGTCCTGTGATTACCAGTGGGAATACGTGGGTAAATTTCAGTACGACACCCACTACGGTGCCTGCTATTTATTCAGCAACTCCTGTATCGAAAATTACGCCAAATATATTTAATGTGGCACTGAATCCCAGTGCTTATCATGTCAGATCTTTTAGCCCATAA
- a CDS encoding thymidylate synthase: protein MQLYLQLLEKVLKQGIPKRDRTGIGTYSLFGEQMRIDLTQGFPLLTTKKLYWKAIVYELLWFLRGDTNTRYLHQNGITIWDEWADENGNLGRIYGAQWRSWRGANGKTVDQIAWVIDQIKKDPDSRRLIVSAWNPAELEEMALPPCHVLFQFYVHYPYLSCKLYQRSGDIFLGVPFNIASYSLLTYLIAQVCGLIPKEFIHSFGDIHLYANHVDQAKIQLGREPKPLPKVYINPKLNSIDSLSFEDIELEGYDPHPAIKAAVAV, encoded by the coding sequence ATGCAGCTTTATCTTCAACTTCTAGAAAAGGTCCTTAAACAGGGTATACCCAAAAGGGACCGGACGGGTATTGGAACCTATTCCCTTTTTGGAGAACAGATGAGGATCGATCTTACTCAAGGTTTCCCGCTGCTTACAACCAAAAAACTTTATTGGAAAGCAATCGTTTATGAGCTCCTGTGGTTTCTAAGAGGTGATACCAACACCCGCTATCTTCATCAAAATGGCATAACCATTTGGGATGAATGGGCAGATGAGAACGGTAACTTGGGAAGAATATACGGCGCACAATGGAGGAGCTGGAGGGGAGCTAACGGAAAAACGGTTGATCAGATAGCATGGGTCATTGATCAAATAAAGAAAGATCCCGACAGCCGAAGGCTCATTGTCAGTGCTTGGAATCCAGCTGAGCTAGAGGAGATGGCTCTGCCTCCCTGCCATGTTCTTTTCCAATTTTATGTTCATTACCCTTATCTATCCTGTAAACTTTATCAAAGAAGTGGGGATATATTTCTAGGAGTTCCCTTTAACATCGCCTCTTATTCACTGCTTACCTATCTCATCGCCCAAGTTTGTGGCCTAATACCAAAAGAGTTTATCCATAGTTTTGGAGACATTCATCTTTATGCAAACCATGTAGATCAAGCCAAAATCCAGTTGGGAAGAGAACCTAAGCCATTGCCCAAAGTTTACATCAATCCAAAGCTTAATTCGATAGATAGCCTTTCTTTTGAAGATATTGAATTGGAAGGCTATGATCCCCATCCTGCGATCAAGGCAGCCGTTGCCGTTTGA
- a CDS encoding peptidylprolyl isomerase, protein MQEAKRLELDRSKEAIRTQDELNRKILAELLIKKVVNSSLPSQEELYAKYKEFLKTAPKFEYKIRHIVLPTRRKAFEIMQRLKKGEDFSLLATESLEKGTADRGGELGWINSQNLVLSALSLVEKLKPSQVGGPILSSLGWEVIELLAVRPYKIPSFEELKPALIQQIQQENLKKHVQELVSSGQVQIFPLPITTANP, encoded by the coding sequence GTGCAAGAAGCCAAAAGACTGGAGCTGGATAGATCCAAAGAAGCGATCAGAACTCAGGATGAATTAAACCGCAAAATACTCGCTGAACTGCTCATTAAAAAAGTAGTGAACAGCTCTTTACCTTCTCAAGAAGAACTTTATGCCAAATACAAAGAGTTCTTAAAAACAGCTCCCAAATTCGAATACAAAATCAGGCATATTGTTCTCCCTACCCGCAGAAAAGCTTTTGAAATCATGCAAAGACTAAAAAAAGGAGAGGATTTTTCTCTGCTAGCTACCGAATCTCTTGAGAAAGGAACAGCTGACCGAGGGGGTGAACTGGGCTGGATCAATAGTCAAAATCTCGTACTTTCGGCTCTTTCTCTTGTTGAAAAGTTAAAACCTAGCCAAGTAGGGGGTCCTATTCTTTCTTCCCTTGGTTGGGAAGTCATTGAACTGTTGGCCGTGCGTCCTTACAAAATCCCTTCTTTTGAAGAACTTAAACCGGCTCTAATCCAACAGATCCAGCAGGAAAACCTTAAAAAACATGTTCAGGAACTTGTGTCATCAGGACAAGTTCAAATCTTTCCTTTGCCTATCACAACAGCTAATCCTTAA
- a CDS encoding class I SAM-dependent methyltransferase → MENSVSNNKRVWDKEYSWPEDGEEWNGQAKVCGVPYELWKQSIIDTFFLPHITNNSVVLEIAPGHGRWTCHLSKLCKKLVVVDLSPNCIEYCKRRFSGCNNILYYVNDGLSLGMLEDQSIDFIWSFDAFVHMDASVIQSYFYEFKRVLKKNAKAIIHHGGRNHLSLFLGFLKDLHPNTRKLYRWISMGYSNDDDGWRSVVSKELVLKMAKKARLTVEKQIQRWGKGNIFGVPRYNDWITILLQ, encoded by the coding sequence ATGGAAAATTCGGTTAGTAACAATAAGAGGGTTTGGGATAAAGAATATAGTTGGCCGGAAGATGGTGAAGAATGGAATGGACAAGCAAAGGTTTGTGGTGTGCCTTACGAGCTATGGAAACAATCGATCATTGATACATTTTTTCTTCCTCATATTACAAACAACTCTGTAGTGCTCGAAATCGCTCCTGGGCATGGACGATGGACCTGTCATCTTTCAAAGCTTTGTAAAAAACTTGTTGTTGTGGATTTAAGTCCAAACTGTATTGAGTATTGTAAGAGAAGATTTTCTGGTTGTAATAATATTTTGTATTATGTCAATGACGGTCTTTCTTTAGGAATGCTTGAAGACCAATCGATCGATTTTATTTGGTCTTTTGATGCATTTGTTCATATGGACGCTTCGGTCATTCAAAGTTATTTTTATGAGTTTAAAAGAGTTTTAAAGAAGAATGCCAAGGCTATCATACATCATGGGGGAAGAAATCATTTGAGTTTATTTTTAGGGTTTTTAAAAGATTTGCACCCTAACACAAGAAAACTCTATCGATGGATCTCCATGGGATACTCAAACGATGACGATGGATGGCGATCGGTCGTTTCCAAGGAGCTGGTTTTAAAAATGGCTAAAAAGGCCCGCCTTACTGTAGAAAAGCAGATTCAAAGATGGGGTAAAGGAAATATTTTTGGCGTGCCCCGGTATAATGATTGGATTACGATCCTCTTGCAATAG